A window of the Thermoplasmata archaeon genome harbors these coding sequences:
- a CDS encoding tetratricopeptide repeat protein, translating to MLAYQDRLQGTDRLLRIRRIRKAAFGGLLALTLVLIGARLGSEGASLKPFFLPINGIIEVSLIMGLVASMLGLYLRNLEIHNVVRDNQRYLMAKSSMARASRAAGFSVGIAVVLLLAVTPSVAGALFSDPPQVVSLDRFATETIAFTSPDALGVSFATRAIVTVTNGSVYVEVRRNNVTLKSATLTATDRVPFDIEPTMWASLANWSLVFRNQANGVTYLTYVLQKGVVPTFFSTVPFLLFLYGAAQLGWWGGLRPIRERSKASSLSAARHVDSGERVYDPEAVAPMPEPPEMAFEVATAPPPPPPLSPLPPPPEPPDIAAPAARVEPPTPAPRPPVREPETPAGLVAKGASAMGATAYETALARYEEALRLDPAYVPAAVGRAAALARLDRRPEAVEAYRDVLSNDPGHVDALRGLARLSAADRQWRECLEAVDGLLRSWPSDAPALEMKGDALAALGRRPEALAAYESAAAIDPGNGIVHQKIEEVRVDVPGLLSRALIASASGNYPAALTLFDNILEVDPTNGNALIGKAVAYRRSGKPQEALNCLDLVLGVQATNASALLNRGTILVQEGDLQGALDTFDRLTHLYPGDSEAWAAQGEVLAKMGRHDDAMWMFTEALKLSPGDEGIQRHILELEAARTAPADVSDELRTIKGVGAARAKALVDAGFKTAEDFARASAKDLMAVRGVTRKIAEDLVAHFKAALETPKTSR from the coding sequence ATGCTGGCGTACCAAGACCGGCTCCAAGGGACGGACCGTCTCTTGCGCATCCGCCGCATCCGCAAGGCGGCGTTCGGCGGCCTGCTCGCCCTCACCCTCGTCCTGATCGGCGCACGGCTCGGTAGCGAGGGCGCGAGCCTCAAGCCGTTCTTCCTGCCGATCAACGGCATCATCGAGGTCTCCCTGATCATGGGCCTCGTCGCCTCGATGCTCGGGCTGTACCTGAGGAACCTCGAGATCCACAACGTCGTGCGCGACAACCAGCGCTACCTCATGGCGAAGTCCTCGATGGCCCGGGCGTCCCGCGCGGCCGGATTCTCGGTCGGGATTGCGGTCGTCCTCCTCCTGGCCGTAACGCCGTCCGTCGCCGGGGCCCTGTTCTCGGATCCGCCGCAGGTCGTGTCGCTCGACCGGTTCGCCACCGAGACGATCGCGTTTACGAGCCCGGATGCGCTCGGCGTCTCGTTCGCGACGCGCGCGATCGTCACCGTGACGAACGGCTCGGTGTACGTCGAGGTGCGGCGGAACAACGTGACGCTCAAGTCGGCGACGCTGACGGCGACGGATCGCGTGCCGTTCGACATCGAGCCGACGATGTGGGCTTCCCTCGCGAACTGGTCGCTCGTCTTCCGGAATCAGGCGAACGGCGTGACGTACCTGACGTACGTCCTGCAGAAGGGCGTCGTGCCGACCTTCTTCTCGACCGTGCCCTTCCTCCTCTTCCTGTACGGCGCGGCGCAGCTCGGCTGGTGGGGCGGCCTCCGGCCGATCCGCGAGCGGTCGAAGGCCTCGAGCCTGTCCGCCGCGCGCCACGTCGATTCCGGCGAACGGGTGTACGACCCCGAGGCGGTGGCGCCGATGCCCGAACCCCCCGAGATGGCGTTCGAGGTCGCGACGGCTCCGCCGCCCCCGCCTCCCCTTTCCCCGCTCCCTCCGCCGCCCGAGCCCCCGGACATCGCAGCGCCTGCGGCAAGGGTCGAGCCGCCAACGCCCGCGCCCCGCCCTCCGGTCCGGGAACCCGAGACGCCGGCCGGCCTCGTCGCGAAGGGCGCCTCGGCGATGGGCGCGACCGCGTACGAGACGGCGCTCGCGAGGTACGAAGAGGCGTTGAGGCTCGATCCAGCGTACGTCCCCGCCGCCGTCGGACGCGCGGCCGCGCTGGCGCGGCTCGACCGCCGCCCCGAGGCCGTCGAGGCGTATCGAGACGTCCTGTCGAACGATCCCGGCCACGTCGACGCCCTGCGAGGCCTCGCACGCCTCTCGGCAGCCGACCGCCAATGGCGGGAGTGCCTCGAGGCCGTCGACGGCCTGCTCCGCTCATGGCCGAGCGACGCCCCCGCGCTCGAGATGAAAGGCGATGCGCTCGCGGCGCTCGGACGCCGACCGGAAGCTCTCGCGGCTTACGAAAGCGCGGCGGCGATCGATCCGGGGAACGGGATCGTCCACCAGAAGATCGAGGAGGTCCGCGTGGACGTGCCGGGACTCCTGAGCCGCGCCCTGATCGCGAGTGCGAGCGGGAACTATCCGGCGGCATTGACCCTGTTCGACAACATCCTCGAGGTCGATCCGACGAACGGGAACGCGCTGATCGGCAAGGCGGTCGCCTACCGGCGAAGCGGCAAGCCGCAGGAAGCGCTGAACTGCCTCGACCTCGTCCTCGGGGTGCAGGCGACGAACGCGTCCGCCCTGTTGAACCGGGGGACCATCTTGGTCCAGGAAGGCGACCTCCAAGGCGCGCTCGACACGTTCGACCGCCTCACCCATCTCTACCCCGGCGACTCGGAGGCGTGGGCCGCGCAGGGCGAGGTCCTGGCGAAGATGGGCCGCCATGACGACGCGATGTGGATGTTCACGGAGGCGCTCAAGCTCAGCCCCGGCGACGAAGGAATCCAGCGGCACATCCTCGAGCTCGAGGCGGCGCGGACCGCCCCGGCCGACGTGTCCGATGAGCTGCGCACGATCAAAGGCGTCGGGGCGGCGCGGGCGAAGGCGCTCGTCGACGCGGGCTTCAAGACCGCGGAGGACTTCGCGAGGGCGAGCGCGAAAGACCTCATGGCCGTGCGCGGCGTCACGCGGAAAATCGCGGAAGACCTCGTCGCGCATTTCAAGGCGGCGCTCGAAACCCCGAAGACATCGCGCTGA
- the rpl18a gene encoding 50S ribosomal protein L18Ae produces the protein MKAFRISGRFRMGRAWQAYAKEIAAADEAAAREKLLSVLGSQHGVPRKYIAIQTVEEVPADGLTDPAVRYAVEGGP, from the coding sequence ATGAAGGCGTTTCGGATCAGCGGCCGCTTCCGCATGGGGCGTGCATGGCAGGCGTACGCGAAGGAGATCGCCGCCGCGGACGAGGCGGCCGCCCGAGAGAAGCTCCTGTCGGTCCTCGGGAGCCAGCACGGCGTGCCGCGGAAGTACATCGCGATCCAGACGGTCGAGGAGGTCCCGGCCGACGGGCTGACGGACCCCGCGGTCCGGTACGCCGTCGAGGGGGGCCCGTGA
- the pfdA gene encoding prefoldin subunit alpha, protein MSGSEADLRRGMAVLDQFREQIEALGQQQSIIRISLEEHMRARETLSRYEDAGKGAEVLVPVGANSFLVAESRDVTKAFVSIGSDLVVYDDIATQIERLDGRIRSITDAANAVGQRLAELQRRAEAQGEAVQDLYERLQGQAGSGERS, encoded by the coding sequence GTGAGCGGCTCCGAGGCGGACCTGCGTCGTGGGATGGCGGTGCTCGACCAGTTCCGCGAGCAGATCGAGGCGCTCGGCCAGCAGCAGTCGATCATCCGAATCTCGCTCGAGGAGCACATGCGCGCGCGGGAGACCCTCTCCCGCTACGAGGACGCGGGCAAGGGCGCGGAGGTGCTCGTGCCCGTCGGCGCGAACTCGTTCCTCGTCGCCGAGTCGAGGGACGTCACGAAGGCGTTCGTCTCGATCGGCTCGGACCTCGTGGTCTACGACGACATCGCGACGCAAATCGAGCGGCTCGACGGGCGCATCCGGTCGATCACGGACGCGGCGAACGCGGTCGGCCAGCGCCTCGCGGAGCTGCAGCGGCGCGCGGAGGCCCAGGGCGAGGCGGTGCAAGACCTGTACGAGCGCCTGCAGGGGCAGGCCGGGTCGGGCGAGCGGAGCTAG
- the ftsY gene encoding signal recognition particle-docking protein FtsY, with translation MFKGLRERLAGVQEKADAEAAPAAIGDAGRKINEEKLEEVLYDLEIALLESDVAFPVAKEIVDRLADDLAGKRVARDASLADAVGAALRDALTHVLSVPPIDFFGLIERGPRPFVVMFVGVNGTGKTTTIAKLAYHIQKKGYTCVVAAADTFRAGAIEQLEKHAEAVGFKLIKHKAGADPAAVAFDAVEHARARSKDVVLIDTAGRMQTNQNLMDQMKKIKRVTNPNLVLYIGDALAGNDAIEQAKQFHEAVGLDGIVLTKLDADAKGGAALSMARTIGKPVVFVNLGQTYEDIKRFNVKWMVDRLLAEG, from the coding sequence ATGTTCAAGGGGCTCCGGGAGCGGCTCGCGGGCGTGCAGGAGAAGGCGGACGCCGAGGCCGCGCCCGCCGCAATCGGCGACGCCGGCCGCAAGATCAACGAGGAGAAACTCGAAGAGGTCCTCTACGACCTGGAGATCGCCCTCCTGGAATCGGACGTGGCGTTCCCCGTGGCCAAGGAGATCGTGGACCGCCTCGCCGACGACCTGGCGGGCAAGCGGGTCGCGCGGGACGCGTCCCTCGCGGACGCCGTGGGGGCCGCGTTGCGCGACGCCCTCACGCACGTGCTGAGCGTCCCGCCGATCGACTTCTTCGGCCTCATCGAGCGAGGCCCACGGCCGTTCGTCGTCATGTTCGTCGGGGTGAACGGCACGGGGAAGACGACGACGATCGCCAAGCTCGCGTACCACATCCAGAAGAAGGGCTACACCTGCGTCGTGGCTGCCGCGGACACGTTCCGCGCGGGGGCGATCGAGCAGCTCGAGAAGCACGCCGAGGCGGTCGGCTTCAAGCTCATCAAGCACAAGGCCGGCGCCGACCCCGCGGCCGTCGCGTTCGACGCGGTCGAGCACGCGCGGGCGCGCTCGAAGGACGTCGTCCTCATCGACACGGCGGGCCGCATGCAGACGAACCAGAACCTGATGGACCAGATGAAGAAGATCAAGCGGGTGACGAACCCGAACTTGGTCCTGTACATCGGGGACGCCCTCGCAGGCAACGACGCGATCGAGCAGGCGAAGCAGTTCCACGAGGCCGTCGGCCTGGACGGCATCGTCCTGACGAAGCTCGACGCGGACGCGAAAGGCGGCGCGGCGCTCTCGATGGCGCGGACGATCGGCAAGCCCGTCGTCTTCGTGAACCTCGGGCAGACGTACGAGGACATCAAGCGATTCAACGTGAAGTGGATGGTCGACCGGCTCCTCGCGGAGGGCTAG
- a CDS encoding PIN domain-containing protein: MTFRELLEMGQIAEFPTMQLALGAIKGRVDRMTVKSLGPGSKEEYPIVDIVGSPTDYRLKVLESNPDYLDWLNSSLLSAGIVEPIGLSAIARRLAEYEDIIVGIDTNVLYACILGEHLLDEFSRIHPRPYRESVNWILLVIPGVVMKELENSANMRKGNRLSHAGRRGYRALQEITTLKRTEGFQGLSVLVVGATNPEQLHLSPDGLTILNADSMIRDQFKAFLRGIDFRKGIFFLTLDKTNASLAAAEGLTAIRIQHPRRLRKGDELSMAPEESILLGRLVYELAIEFGTIRVAWDDRGAHFIDLEGAWPWKSMEHWEASELLCSELDPGFHKALSRYVDGSFDPRRFVREWEKLRDVLEE; this comes from the coding sequence GTGACGTTCCGGGAGCTCCTCGAGATGGGCCAGATCGCGGAGTTCCCGACGATGCAGCTCGCCCTCGGGGCGATCAAAGGCCGCGTCGACCGCATGACGGTCAAGTCGCTCGGCCCCGGTTCGAAGGAGGAGTACCCGATCGTCGACATCGTCGGGTCGCCGACGGACTACCGGCTCAAGGTGCTCGAGAGCAATCCCGATTACCTGGACTGGCTGAACTCGTCCCTGCTGAGCGCGGGCATCGTCGAGCCGATCGGGCTCAGCGCGATCGCGCGACGCCTCGCGGAATACGAGGACATCATCGTCGGCATCGACACGAACGTGCTGTACGCGTGCATCCTCGGGGAGCATCTTCTGGACGAGTTCTCCCGCATCCATCCGCGGCCGTACCGGGAGAGCGTGAACTGGATCCTCCTCGTCATCCCCGGCGTCGTGATGAAGGAACTCGAGAACTCCGCCAACATGCGGAAGGGGAACCGCCTCTCCCACGCGGGCCGTCGCGGGTACCGCGCCTTGCAGGAGATCACGACGCTCAAACGGACGGAAGGGTTCCAGGGCCTCAGCGTCCTCGTCGTCGGAGCGACGAACCCGGAGCAGCTGCACCTCTCGCCCGACGGCCTGACGATCCTGAACGCGGACTCGATGATCCGCGACCAGTTCAAGGCGTTCCTCCGCGGCATCGACTTCCGGAAGGGGATCTTCTTCCTCACGCTCGACAAGACGAACGCCTCCCTCGCCGCGGCGGAGGGCCTCACGGCGATTCGCATCCAGCACCCCCGGAGGCTGCGGAAGGGGGACGAACTCTCGATGGCGCCCGAGGAGTCGATCCTCCTGGGACGGCTCGTGTACGAGCTCGCAATCGAGTTCGGGACGATCCGGGTGGCGTGGGACGACCGCGGGGCGCACTTCATCGACCTGGAAGGCGCATGGCCCTGGAAGTCGATGGAGCACTGGGAAGCGTCCGAGCTGCTGTGCTCCGAGCTCGACCCGGGGTTCCACAAGGCCCTGAGCCGCTACGTGGACGGGAGCTTCGATCCGCGGCGCTTCGTGCGCGAGTGGGAGAAGCTCCGCGACGTCCTCGAAGAGTGA
- a CDS encoding glycosyltransferase family 2 protein: MPEVSVVIPTMNEEASIGAVLQEVRAALKGWDFEILTVDTESRDRTNEIARSNGARVVGQPLRGYGRAYKTGFAEARGTFVAALDADLTYPADRFPHFLALLKEGRADFVSADRMTRLPDGAMTGMHRVGNAILNVAFRVLYRHPLRDSQSGMWAFRREILPHLGVVHDGMAFSEELKVEVIRRGFRLVEVPIDYRPRVGSKKIRSVNDATRNFVWLVRKRFGWMPGSG, encoded by the coding sequence ATGCCCGAGGTTTCCGTCGTCATCCCGACGATGAACGAGGAAGCCTCGATCGGCGCGGTCCTCCAAGAGGTCCGGGCGGCCCTCAAAGGATGGGACTTCGAGATCCTGACCGTCGACACGGAGTCGCGGGACCGGACGAACGAGATCGCGAGGTCGAACGGCGCGCGGGTCGTCGGACAGCCGCTCCGAGGGTACGGCCGGGCGTACAAGACGGGCTTCGCGGAGGCCCGCGGGACGTTCGTCGCGGCGCTCGACGCGGACCTGACGTATCCCGCGGATCGGTTCCCGCACTTCCTCGCCCTCCTCAAGGAGGGTCGCGCGGACTTCGTGTCCGCGGACCGGATGACCCGTCTCCCGGACGGCGCGATGACCGGCATGCACCGCGTCGGGAACGCGATCCTCAACGTGGCGTTCCGCGTGCTGTATCGTCACCCGCTTCGCGACTCCCAGTCCGGGATGTGGGCGTTCCGGCGAGAGATCCTGCCTCACCTGGGGGTCGTCCACGACGGGATGGCGTTCTCGGAGGAGCTCAAGGTCGAGGTGATCCGCCGCGGGTTCCGCCTCGTCGAGGTGCCGATCGACTACCGGCCCCGGGTCGGCTCAAAGAAGATCCGAAGCGTGAATGACGCGACCCGCAACTTCGTCTGGCTCGTCCGGAAGCGGTTCGGGTGGATGCCCGGGTCCGGCTGA